In Vespula vulgaris chromosome 7, iyVesVulg1.1, whole genome shotgun sequence, a single window of DNA contains:
- the LOC127065128 gene encoding uncharacterized protein LOC127065128 isoform X1 produces MAAKTAKAQVHRAANDEATSLHVSLPQMLDLALGTPEVGAVNLNILHNFLHVLLHQINLRTTKVEYRGEDAKRIKTMVASAKAGPSLHLHEYSITDGSGKVKQRIHSTDQVTVNVDVFTDEDHKNAGQTSASAPVTPRNKKNTKVADDTVIKKTKGVKQQITSGSEGEYENVIFIEPIVDGATPSALAFKKLEQSVGRLEQRFEALDELSTNPELVERLKGNITDPLTDMWNIININKRLDATEQGMDKLTSMVQDVMKTGVNLETTGVHVNISNGVENRNIQRNNPNPANTNETNLHTNNEETNVTNNHPENNPENNPGNNPGNNPENHAENHAENHAENHPENHLENHSENHSENHSENHPVESEEIKTEEIPPTNNNQNNSETSESRNQKIETCLRNIHDVETKMDSALARIEERLHALETREGIVDTTPTVEGESAPDKSLDEENKRKIHICLENVEDLRTTFDNNFTNIEARLQKLEKEGDELTEKLKDVTKPSETGDGGLNELVSKIQDIQEDMRKLNETADRLMGDTEDREMNLNAMLEQIELLKTIKADKEDLEDALADKADAHIVNRKVSHDQFNAACDDLTRGLEEAISKLGKQESIWQQSLDEVQKEIEGKVDKIEITPLREFVNNRLKSLQEKMKRLAEIRREAEAAGTKKLLRDVQCISCDKEVVMRTEETGKFEAPLMPCTMSMKPYLTYELDQVRKQQRKLPHSRNMIQFEAAVLEETKKMKTVKEESCVKSPRDHLCNRYCGGSHTITTPQQRVMRMGHFLAQWGPESIQLTDGMIQGTDGKMYRSRPLPPKYDVCGGIVPCPAVEAIQTQETSKCGNVSQTWQTARSIPSARKGNSGRTTEKKKEVCPGVSTEHEHNVIPLKPVNKVALEVQSTTQA; encoded by the exons atggctGCAAAAACTGCAAAGGCTCAGGTACATCGTGCGGCGAATGATGAAGCAACAAGTCTTCATGTTTCCTTACCTCAGATGCTGGATCTTGCTCTGGGAACACCAGAA GTCGGTGCGGTCAATTTGAACATTCTTCACAATTTTTTACACGTTCTATTGCACCAAATTAACCTAAGAACAACCAAAGTCGAATATAGAGGAGAAGATGccaaacgaataaaa ACAATGGTAGCTTCCGCTAAAGCTGGTCCATCATTGCATCTTCACGAGTACAGCATCACCGACGGATCTGGTAAAGTGAAACAACGTATTCATAGTACGGATCAAGTGACGGTAAACGTGGACGTTTTCACGGATGAGG ATCATAAAAATGCCGGCCAAACGTCAGCTAGTGCCCCAGTTACAcctcgaaataagaaaaatacaaaggtGGCAGACGATACTGTTATCAAAAAAACGAAAGGTGTTAAGCAACAAATAACATCTGGATCCGAAGGAGAAtatgaaaatgttattttcatCGAGCCAATTGTCGATGGCGCTACTCCGAGTGCTTTGGCTTTTAAAAAGCTCGAACAAAGt GTAGGACGTCTCGAGCAACGATTCGAAGCATTAGACGAATTGTCTACTAATCCTGAATTGGTCGAACGATTGAAAGGTAATATCACGGATCCTTTAACAGACATGtggaatattattaacataaacAAAAGGCTCGATGCCACTGAACAAGGAATGGACAAG ctCACATCGATGGTCCAAGATGTAATGAAGACTGGAGTGAATCTTGAAACTACTGGCGTACATGTAAACATATCGAATGGTGTTGAAAACAGAAACATACAGCGAAACAACCCTAATCCGGCAAATACTAATGAAACAAATCTACATACTAATAACGAAGAGACAAACGTAACTAATAATCATCCGGAAAATAATCCAGAAAATAATCCGGGAAATAATCCGGGAAATAATCCGGAAAATCATGCGGAAAATCATGCGGAAAATCATGCGGAAAATCATCCGGAAAATCACCTGGAAAATCATTCGGAAAATCATTCGGAAAATCATTCGGAAAATCATCCAGTAGAATCAG AAGAAATCAAAACGGAAGAGATACCACCGACAAATAATAACCAAAACAATTCTGAAACGAGCGAATCAAGAAATCAAAAGATTGAAACGTGTTTGAGAAATATTCACGACGTGGAAACGAAGATGGATAGTGCTTTGGCGAGAATAGAAGAGCGTCTTCATGCGTTAGAAACTAGAGAAGGAATAGTTGATACGACACCAACGGTTGAAGGCGAATCGGCACCGGACAAGTCACTTGACgaggaaaataaacgaaagattcATATATGTTTGGAGAATGTTGAAGATTTGCGAACGacgtttgataataatttcactAATATCGAGGCTCGTCttcaaaaattagaaaaggagGGTGATGAACTTAcggaaaaattgaaagacgTAACAAAACCAAGCGAAACCGGTGACGGTGGTCTAAACGAATTGGTTTCTAAGATTCAAGATATTCAAGAGGATATGAGAAAATTAAATGAGACAGCTGATCGTCTTATGGGTGATACGGAAGATCGTGAAATGAATCTGAAC gCTATGTTAGAACAAATAGAATTGTTGAAAACGATTAAAGCTGATAAAGAAGATCTTGAGGATGCTTTGGCCGATAAAGCTGACGCTCATATAGTCAATAGAAAG gtTTCTCACGATCAATTCAACGCTGCCTGCGACGATTTAACTCGTGGATTAGAGGAAGCTATAAGTAAACTAGGTAAACAGGAATCGATATGGCAGCAATCTTTGGACGAAGTACAAAAAGAGATTGAAGGGAAAGTAGATAAAATTGAGATAACTCCGTTGAGAGAGTTTGTTAACAATCGATTGAAGTCGCttcaagagaaaatgaaacgttTGGCTGAAATTAGACGAGAGGCCGAAGCTGCTGGAACCAAAAAACTACTTAG AGACGTCCAATGTATATCGTGTGACAAAGAAGTAGTTATGAGAACGGAAGAAACTGGCAAATTCGAAGCACCTCTTATGCCTTGCACGATGAGCATGAAACCTTATCTAACTTATGAATTGGATCAAGTTAGAAAGCAGCAAAGAAAATTGCCTCATAGTAGGAACATGATTCAATTCGAGGCAGCCGTATTGGAAGAGactaaaaaaatgaaaacagtTAAGGAAGAATCATGTGTGAAATCTCccag AGATCATCTTTGCAATCGTTATTGCGGTGGAAGTCATACGATAACAACTCCTCAGCAAAGGGTTATGCGAATGGGACATTTTCTCGCTCAATGGGGTCCCGAGAGTATACAGTTAACAGACGGTATGATACAAGGAACCGATGGTAAGATGTATCGAAGTCGACCATTACCACCGAAATACGATGTTTGTGGTGGCATAGTTCCTTGTCCTGCAGTCGAAGCTATTCAAACTCAg GAAACTTCCAAATGTGGAAACGTGTCTCAGACTTGGCAAACTGCACGAAGTATACCAAGTGCTA GAAAAGGTAATTCAGGAAGGActacggagaaaaagaaagaagtctGTCCAGGT GTTTCTACGGAACATGAACATAACGTGATACCATTAAAGCCAGTCAATAAAGTTGCTCTCGAAGTGCAGTCTACGACCCAGGCATAA
- the LOC127065128 gene encoding uncharacterized protein LOC127065128 isoform X2: MAAKTAKAQVHRAANDEATSLHVSLPQMLDLALGTPEVGAVNLNILHNFLHVLLHQINLRTTKVEYRGEDAKRIKTMVASAKAGPSLHLHEYSITDGSGKVKQRIHSTDQVTVNVDVFTDEDHKNAGQTSASAPVTPRNKKNTKVADDTVIKKTKGVKQQITSGSEGEYENVIFIEPIVDGATPSALAFKKLEQSVGRLEQRFEALDELSTNPELVERLKGNITDPLTDMWNIININKRLDATEQGMDKLTSMVQDVMKTGVNLETTGVHVNISNGVENRNIQRNNPNPANTNETNLHTNNEETNVTNNHPENNPENNPGNNPGNNPENHAENHAENHAENHPENHLENHSENHSENHSENHPVESEIKTEEIPPTNNNQNNSETSESRNQKIETCLRNIHDVETKMDSALARIEERLHALETREGIVDTTPTVEGESAPDKSLDEENKRKIHICLENVEDLRTTFDNNFTNIEARLQKLEKEGDELTEKLKDVTKPSETGDGGLNELVSKIQDIQEDMRKLNETADRLMGDTEDREMNLNAMLEQIELLKTIKADKEDLEDALADKADAHIVNRKVSHDQFNAACDDLTRGLEEAISKLGKQESIWQQSLDEVQKEIEGKVDKIEITPLREFVNNRLKSLQEKMKRLAEIRREAEAAGTKKLLRDVQCISCDKEVVMRTEETGKFEAPLMPCTMSMKPYLTYELDQVRKQQRKLPHSRNMIQFEAAVLEETKKMKTVKEESCVKSPRDHLCNRYCGGSHTITTPQQRVMRMGHFLAQWGPESIQLTDGMIQGTDGKMYRSRPLPPKYDVCGGIVPCPAVEAIQTQETSKCGNVSQTWQTARSIPSARKGNSGRTTEKKKEVCPGVSTEHEHNVIPLKPVNKVALEVQSTTQA, encoded by the exons atggctGCAAAAACTGCAAAGGCTCAGGTACATCGTGCGGCGAATGATGAAGCAACAAGTCTTCATGTTTCCTTACCTCAGATGCTGGATCTTGCTCTGGGAACACCAGAA GTCGGTGCGGTCAATTTGAACATTCTTCACAATTTTTTACACGTTCTATTGCACCAAATTAACCTAAGAACAACCAAAGTCGAATATAGAGGAGAAGATGccaaacgaataaaa ACAATGGTAGCTTCCGCTAAAGCTGGTCCATCATTGCATCTTCACGAGTACAGCATCACCGACGGATCTGGTAAAGTGAAACAACGTATTCATAGTACGGATCAAGTGACGGTAAACGTGGACGTTTTCACGGATGAGG ATCATAAAAATGCCGGCCAAACGTCAGCTAGTGCCCCAGTTACAcctcgaaataagaaaaatacaaaggtGGCAGACGATACTGTTATCAAAAAAACGAAAGGTGTTAAGCAACAAATAACATCTGGATCCGAAGGAGAAtatgaaaatgttattttcatCGAGCCAATTGTCGATGGCGCTACTCCGAGTGCTTTGGCTTTTAAAAAGCTCGAACAAAGt GTAGGACGTCTCGAGCAACGATTCGAAGCATTAGACGAATTGTCTACTAATCCTGAATTGGTCGAACGATTGAAAGGTAATATCACGGATCCTTTAACAGACATGtggaatattattaacataaacAAAAGGCTCGATGCCACTGAACAAGGAATGGACAAG ctCACATCGATGGTCCAAGATGTAATGAAGACTGGAGTGAATCTTGAAACTACTGGCGTACATGTAAACATATCGAATGGTGTTGAAAACAGAAACATACAGCGAAACAACCCTAATCCGGCAAATACTAATGAAACAAATCTACATACTAATAACGAAGAGACAAACGTAACTAATAATCATCCGGAAAATAATCCAGAAAATAATCCGGGAAATAATCCGGGAAATAATCCGGAAAATCATGCGGAAAATCATGCGGAAAATCATGCGGAAAATCATCCGGAAAATCACCTGGAAAATCATTCGGAAAATCATTCGGAAAATCATTCGGAAAATCATCCAGTAGAATCAG AAATCAAAACGGAAGAGATACCACCGACAAATAATAACCAAAACAATTCTGAAACGAGCGAATCAAGAAATCAAAAGATTGAAACGTGTTTGAGAAATATTCACGACGTGGAAACGAAGATGGATAGTGCTTTGGCGAGAATAGAAGAGCGTCTTCATGCGTTAGAAACTAGAGAAGGAATAGTTGATACGACACCAACGGTTGAAGGCGAATCGGCACCGGACAAGTCACTTGACgaggaaaataaacgaaagattcATATATGTTTGGAGAATGTTGAAGATTTGCGAACGacgtttgataataatttcactAATATCGAGGCTCGTCttcaaaaattagaaaaggagGGTGATGAACTTAcggaaaaattgaaagacgTAACAAAACCAAGCGAAACCGGTGACGGTGGTCTAAACGAATTGGTTTCTAAGATTCAAGATATTCAAGAGGATATGAGAAAATTAAATGAGACAGCTGATCGTCTTATGGGTGATACGGAAGATCGTGAAATGAATCTGAAC gCTATGTTAGAACAAATAGAATTGTTGAAAACGATTAAAGCTGATAAAGAAGATCTTGAGGATGCTTTGGCCGATAAAGCTGACGCTCATATAGTCAATAGAAAG gtTTCTCACGATCAATTCAACGCTGCCTGCGACGATTTAACTCGTGGATTAGAGGAAGCTATAAGTAAACTAGGTAAACAGGAATCGATATGGCAGCAATCTTTGGACGAAGTACAAAAAGAGATTGAAGGGAAAGTAGATAAAATTGAGATAACTCCGTTGAGAGAGTTTGTTAACAATCGATTGAAGTCGCttcaagagaaaatgaaacgttTGGCTGAAATTAGACGAGAGGCCGAAGCTGCTGGAACCAAAAAACTACTTAG AGACGTCCAATGTATATCGTGTGACAAAGAAGTAGTTATGAGAACGGAAGAAACTGGCAAATTCGAAGCACCTCTTATGCCTTGCACGATGAGCATGAAACCTTATCTAACTTATGAATTGGATCAAGTTAGAAAGCAGCAAAGAAAATTGCCTCATAGTAGGAACATGATTCAATTCGAGGCAGCCGTATTGGAAGAGactaaaaaaatgaaaacagtTAAGGAAGAATCATGTGTGAAATCTCccag AGATCATCTTTGCAATCGTTATTGCGGTGGAAGTCATACGATAACAACTCCTCAGCAAAGGGTTATGCGAATGGGACATTTTCTCGCTCAATGGGGTCCCGAGAGTATACAGTTAACAGACGGTATGATACAAGGAACCGATGGTAAGATGTATCGAAGTCGACCATTACCACCGAAATACGATGTTTGTGGTGGCATAGTTCCTTGTCCTGCAGTCGAAGCTATTCAAACTCAg GAAACTTCCAAATGTGGAAACGTGTCTCAGACTTGGCAAACTGCACGAAGTATACCAAGTGCTA GAAAAGGTAATTCAGGAAGGActacggagaaaaagaaagaagtctGTCCAGGT GTTTCTACGGAACATGAACATAACGTGATACCATTAAAGCCAGTCAATAAAGTTGCTCTCGAAGTGCAGTCTACGACCCAGGCATAA